The following proteins are co-located in the Rippkaea orientalis PCC 8801 genome:
- a CDS encoding DUF6930 domain-containing protein — translation MNHLPQTTRHRLQKISQIPSVWEGDRRSVVGFRGLSDSEGQGKEECIIWVDGSEGFVRAMDIVSPDAGPEAVVRTLLRAIENPHSPAQPARPQKIVVRNRELQFFLRGALQDLQIVIDYVPQLPLIDELFRSFESVDKSRPPALPPNYEPLLTQIAQEFWEAAPWDLLADYDIIALEINHWGVGTIYGCVMGMLGREYGIILYRSLESLKQFRLAALSEKSQEQLEQAFLGQDCWFLNFEPTEAIIPEIEDEEDFDLGDLESDEIEPLFGSVHPYEGIRPFLDEEEAKVVAFSLQAFLRFFEGNQKALTKDPIGKLQKSYRFSHERATDKQEWITIKVSTLPELAAEFLEMIEAQEEEDEDNLQKLQLPIRDDLIPENAFLSLGMIPWAFVETLQNQSKTHYQSQGATAQGEGLPVIVVQTSRPKAKDMIDTLQEEGGLEAICFNPGEDPWAEIAYDLGILQAKNGSLYIFGEFTNDDPEHLQARKKWDKRCQETGGYCGLIVAMGITGSSRGNPQLHDMLALFEAKSLDPKTLAMGVLQLMPQFD, via the coding sequence ATGAATCATCTGCCTCAGACGACAAGACATCGGCTTCAAAAAATTTCCCAAATTCCCAGCGTCTGGGAAGGCGATCGCCGTTCTGTGGTCGGGTTTAGAGGCTTGTCAGACTCAGAAGGGCAAGGAAAAGAAGAGTGCATCATCTGGGTCGATGGTTCGGAAGGTTTTGTTAGGGCAATGGATATTGTTTCCCCCGATGCCGGTCCTGAGGCCGTTGTTCGGACTCTCTTAAGAGCCATTGAAAATCCCCACAGCCCCGCACAGCCTGCCCGTCCTCAAAAAATTGTGGTCCGTAACCGAGAATTACAATTTTTTCTACGCGGAGCTCTACAAGATCTGCAAATTGTCATTGATTATGTCCCCCAATTGCCCTTAATTGACGAACTCTTTCGCAGTTTTGAGTCCGTAGACAAGTCTCGTCCGCCGGCTTTGCCCCCCAATTATGAACCCCTACTCACCCAAATTGCCCAAGAGTTTTGGGAAGCTGCTCCTTGGGATCTATTAGCCGATTATGACATTATTGCCCTGGAAATTAATCACTGGGGAGTGGGGACAATTTATGGTTGCGTCATGGGGATGTTAGGACGGGAATACGGAATTATCCTCTATCGTTCCTTGGAATCGTTGAAACAGTTCCGCCTAGCGGCTTTGAGTGAAAAATCTCAAGAACAGTTAGAACAGGCTTTTTTAGGTCAAGATTGTTGGTTTTTGAATTTTGAACCCACTGAGGCGATTATCCCAGAAATTGAAGACGAGGAAGACTTCGATTTAGGGGATTTAGAATCCGATGAAATTGAGCCTCTATTCGGCAGTGTTCATCCCTACGAAGGGATTCGACCCTTTTTGGATGAGGAGGAAGCCAAGGTCGTTGCTTTTTCTCTACAAGCCTTTTTGCGCTTTTTTGAGGGCAATCAAAAGGCTTTAACCAAAGATCCCATCGGGAAACTACAAAAATCCTACCGCTTTTCCCATGAGAGAGCCACCGACAAACAAGAGTGGATTACCATTAAGGTTTCGACGCTGCCGGAGTTGGCTGCCGAATTTTTGGAAATGATTGAGGCACAAGAAGAGGAAGACGAGGATAATCTCCAGAAGCTACAATTACCGATTCGAGATGATTTAATTCCTGAGAATGCTTTCTTGAGTTTAGGTATGATTCCTTGGGCGTTTGTTGAAACGCTGCAAAATCAGTCTAAAACCCATTATCAATCCCAAGGAGCAACCGCTCAAGGCGAAGGATTACCCGTGATTGTCGTACAAACGTCCCGTCCTAAAGCTAAGGACATGATCGATACCTTACAAGAGGAAGGGGGACTCGAAGCGATATGTTTTAACCCAGGCGAAGATCCTTGGGCGGAAATCGCCTACGATTTGGGGATTTTACAGGCTAAAAATGGCAGTCTCTACATTTTTGGAGAATTTACCAATGATGATCCCGAGCATCTCCAAGCTCGAAAAAAATGGGATAAGCGTTGCCAAGAGACGGGGGGCTATTGTGGGTTAATTGTAGCGATGGGTATTACGGGGAGTTCTCGAGGTAATCCTCAACTACATGATATGTTAGCCTTATTTGAAGCCAAATCTCTCGATCCCAAAACCTTAGCCATGGGGGTCTTACAATTAATGCCCCAATTTGATTAA
- a CDS encoding tetratricopeptide repeat protein has product MGYVIDVDQDNFEREVIENSYKKPVIIDFYATWCGPCKLLKPILENLQKEYDFILAKIDIDQQPQLAQQFKVEGVPDVKIAINGQMIPGFVGVLPEPEIRELLEQLNLPSEVNLKIEAVRQAIAEQNAPKAKQIFDELFAKYPDHPPVILEAATFLIRVNRLEEAEKLLKTIRSENREYYNKAQSMQSLIAFQQIANNHGDSELDELFAKGAQLTLVEDYEGALNVFLHIVQQNRKYRDDGARKAMISLFNLLGNNHPLTKKYQQELMLTLY; this is encoded by the coding sequence ATGGGATACGTCATCGATGTTGATCAAGATAATTTTGAGAGAGAAGTTATTGAAAATTCTTATAAAAAACCTGTAATAATTGACTTCTATGCAACTTGGTGTGGCCCTTGCAAATTACTGAAACCAATTCTAGAAAATCTTCAAAAAGAGTATGATTTCATTTTAGCCAAAATCGATATCGATCAACAGCCCCAATTAGCCCAACAATTTAAAGTAGAAGGCGTTCCTGATGTTAAAATAGCCATTAACGGACAGATGATACCGGGTTTTGTTGGGGTGTTACCAGAACCAGAGATACGAGAATTATTAGAACAGCTTAATTTACCCTCTGAAGTAAACTTAAAAATTGAAGCAGTTCGTCAGGCGATCGCAGAACAAAATGCGCCAAAAGCTAAACAAATTTTTGATGAATTATTTGCTAAATACCCTGATCATCCCCCAGTCATCTTAGAAGCAGCAACTTTTTTAATAAGGGTTAATCGGTTAGAAGAAGCCGAAAAATTGTTGAAAACGATTAGATCGGAGAATCGAGAATACTATAATAAAGCCCAATCGATGCAAAGTTTAATTGCGTTCCAACAAATCGCCAACAATCATGGGGACAGTGAGTTGGATGAATTATTTGCTAAAGGAGCTCAATTAACCTTAGTAGAAGATTATGAAGGAGCCCTCAACGTATTTTTACACATTGTCCAACAAAACCGGAAATACCGAGATGATGGCGCAAGAAAAGCGATGATTTCCCTGTTCAATTTATTAGGGAATAACCATCCTTTAACAAAGAAATATCAGCAAGAACTCATGCTAACATTGTATTAA
- the gyrA gene encoding DNA topoisomerase (ATP-hydrolyzing) subunit A has translation MTFPQDRIIPTDLSNEMSHSYLEYAMSVIVGRALPDARDGLKPVHRRILYAMYELGLTPDRPFRKCARVVGEVLGKYHPHGDTAVYDALVRMAQDFSMRNPLIEGHGNFGSVDNDPPAAMRYTECRLQTLSTNALLRDIEAETVDFIDNFDGSQQEPVVLPARVPQLLLNGSSGIAVGMATNIPPHNLGELIDGTIALIHNPEMAESELHKLIPGPDFPTGGQILGRSGIRDAYTSGRGSITMRGVAQIETLEQRGRPDRDCIIVTELPYQTNKAALIERIADLVNEKRIEGISDIRDESDRDGMRIVIELKRDAYPRVVLNNLYKQTPIQSNFGANMLALVNGEPQLLTLKQFLTVFLEFRVETITRRTQYELRKAQERDHLLQGLLIALDNLDAVIQLIRGAADATTARDGLIEQFGLSVVQADAILQMQLRRLTALEAEKIHAEHQELEAKIADLQDILARRERIEAIIEEELTQIKTIHATPRRTEIIHDEGEIVDTDLIANEQAIILLTEQGYIKRMPVSTFGAQSRATRGKAAAKIKEDDVVEHFLSCCDHDHVLFFSDRGVVYTLPAYQIPAASRTARGVPIVQMLPIPKDEKITSIVAVSEFREDVYFIMLTRKGYIKKTALSAFSNIRTNGLIAIVLGEGDQLRWVKVAQEEDSIIIGTRLGMAIHFHADHQQIRPLGRSTRGVKAMKLKKGDELISMDILSSQVIAGISTVHEGEEEEDLLENEEELTVEETSGGPWILTITNGGYGKRVPVKQFRLQNRAGLGVRVIKFKSPSDRLASLLVVNEEDELMIVSNRGIIIRQAVDAISTQSRMATGVRVQRLDEDDAIAAVALVPPAAEEEAEETGEV, from the coding sequence ATGACCTTCCCTCAAGATCGGATTATTCCCACAGACTTGAGTAATGAAATGTCCCATTCTTACTTAGAATACGCCATGAGCGTCATTGTAGGACGGGCATTACCCGATGCTAGGGATGGGTTAAAACCAGTCCATCGTCGCATCCTCTACGCCATGTATGAACTGGGATTAACCCCTGATCGCCCCTTCCGTAAATGCGCTAGGGTTGTTGGGGAAGTCTTGGGTAAATATCACCCCCACGGAGATACAGCCGTTTATGACGCTTTAGTCCGCATGGCACAGGATTTCTCCATGCGTAACCCCCTCATCGAAGGTCACGGCAACTTTGGATCGGTAGATAACGATCCCCCCGCAGCCATGCGTTACACCGAGTGTCGTCTCCAAACTTTATCTACTAATGCCCTATTACGCGATATTGAAGCAGAAACGGTCGATTTCATCGATAACTTTGACGGATCGCAGCAAGAACCCGTGGTTCTGCCCGCCAGAGTCCCCCAATTATTACTCAACGGATCATCCGGGATCGCTGTGGGGATGGCCACCAATATCCCCCCCCACAACCTAGGAGAATTGATCGATGGAACCATCGCCTTAATTCATAATCCAGAAATGGCCGAAAGTGAATTACACAAATTAATTCCAGGCCCGGATTTTCCCACGGGAGGACAGATTTTAGGGCGATCAGGCATTCGCGATGCCTACACCAGTGGACGGGGTTCCATTACCATGCGGGGAGTTGCCCAAATAGAAACCCTCGAACAACGAGGACGGCCAGATCGAGACTGTATTATTGTCACCGAATTACCCTATCAAACCAACAAAGCAGCTTTAATTGAACGCATCGCTGATCTCGTCAACGAAAAACGCATTGAAGGGATCTCCGATATCCGCGATGAAAGCGATCGCGACGGAATGCGGATCGTCATCGAACTCAAACGAGATGCCTATCCCCGTGTTGTCCTCAATAACCTCTACAAACAAACCCCCATTCAGTCCAATTTTGGGGCGAATATGTTAGCCCTAGTCAATGGGGAACCCCAACTATTGACCCTCAAGCAATTTCTCACCGTCTTTCTGGAATTTCGAGTAGAAACCATCACTCGTCGTACCCAATACGAGTTACGCAAAGCCCAAGAACGGGATCACCTGTTGCAAGGGTTATTGATCGCCCTAGATAATTTAGATGCGGTCATTCAACTCATTCGAGGGGCTGCTGATGCTACGACCGCCAGAGATGGCTTAATCGAACAGTTCGGTCTATCGGTTGTTCAAGCCGATGCTATCCTGCAAATGCAACTACGTCGCCTCACCGCCTTAGAAGCAGAAAAAATCCACGCCGAACACCAGGAATTAGAAGCCAAAATCGCCGATCTACAGGATATTTTGGCACGACGAGAACGCATTGAAGCAATCATCGAAGAAGAATTAACCCAAATTAAAACGATTCATGCCACCCCCCGGCGGACGGAAATCATCCACGACGAAGGAGAAATCGTCGATACTGACCTAATTGCTAACGAACAGGCCATTATTCTCCTAACGGAACAAGGGTATATTAAACGGATGCCAGTGAGCACCTTCGGGGCACAAAGTCGCGCCACACGGGGCAAAGCAGCAGCCAAGATTAAAGAAGATGATGTGGTTGAACATTTCTTGAGTTGTTGCGATCACGATCATGTCTTGTTTTTTAGCGATCGCGGGGTTGTTTATACCCTGCCAGCCTACCAAATTCCAGCAGCCTCTCGAACGGCAAGAGGCGTACCCATCGTCCAAATGTTACCCATTCCCAAGGATGAAAAAATTACCTCGATTGTCGCCGTCAGTGAATTTCGAGAAGATGTCTACTTTATTATGCTCACCCGTAAGGGCTATATCAAGAAAACTGCCCTCTCGGCCTTTAGTAATATTCGCACTAATGGGTTGATTGCCATCGTGTTAGGGGAAGGGGATCAACTGCGGTGGGTGAAAGTCGCCCAAGAAGAAGACAGCATTATCATCGGGACTCGTCTAGGGATGGCTATTCATTTCCACGCCGATCACCAACAAATTCGACCCCTAGGACGATCAACTCGTGGCGTTAAAGCGATGAAACTCAAGAAAGGCGATGAGTTGATTAGTATGGATATTCTATCGAGTCAAGTGATTGCAGGAATCAGTACTGTACACGAAGGAGAAGAAGAGGAGGATCTCCTAGAAAACGAAGAAGAGTTAACCGTCGAAGAAACCAGCGGCGGCCCTTGGATTTTGACGATTACCAATGGGGGTTATGGAAAACGGGTTCCAGTTAAACAATTCCGCTTGCAAAATCGGGCGGGATTAGGGGTCAGAGTGATCAAATTTAAGTCACCTAGCGATCGCTTGGCCTCTCTTTTGGTAGTCAATGAAGAGGACGAGTTGATGATTGTTTCTAATCGCGGGATTATTATTCGTCAAGCAGTCGATGCGATTTCAACCCAGTCTCGTATGGCTACAGGGGTTCGGGTGCAACGCTTAGATGAGGATGATGCGATCGCCGCCGTTGCTTTGGTTCCCCCCGCCGCTGAAGAGGAAGCCGAGGAAACCGGGGAAGTCTAA
- a CDS encoding Rpn family recombination-promoting nuclease/putative transposase, which yields MLHVEFQTQPNADIPFRMTDYRLRVYRRFPSQQMVQVVIYLRQTESPLVYQDNFTLEQTNHRFRIIRLWEETPERFLTIPGLLPFAVLTKTANPRQILSQVAQEIDKIEGRPLQSNLAAASAILAGLVLKQKTIHQILRRDIMRESVIYQEILQEGRQEGRQEGRQEGRQEAKTEVALNLLREGMTVEQVMKLTGLSGEFVQNLAQQLTNNN from the coding sequence GTGCTTCATGTTGAATTTCAAACTCAGCCTAACGCTGATATTCCTTTTCGGATGACAGACTATCGCTTGCGAGTCTATCGACGTTTTCCGAGTCAACAAATGGTTCAGGTTGTTATTTATTTACGTCAAACAGAATCCCCTTTAGTGTATCAAGATAACTTTACTTTAGAGCAAACGAATCATCGCTTTCGGATCATTCGTTTATGGGAAGAAACACCAGAACGTTTCTTGACGATCCCTGGATTATTACCTTTTGCCGTACTAACAAAGACCGCGAACCCTAGGCAAATCCTATCTCAAGTGGCGCAAGAAATTGATAAAATTGAAGGAAGACCCCTCCAAAGCAACTTAGCAGCAGCCAGTGCCATTCTTGCCGGGTTAGTATTAAAGCAGAAAACGATTCATCAAATTCTTAGGAGAGATATTATGAGAGAATCAGTCATTTATCAAGAGATTCTACAAGAAGGCAGACAAGAAGGCAGACAAGAAGGTAGACAAGAAGGTAGACAAGAAGCTAAAACCGAAGTCGCCCTCAATTTACTTAGAGAAGGAATGACCGTAGAACAGGTGATGAAATTGACCGGTTTATCTGGGGAATTTGTCCAAAATCTAGCTCAACAATTGACAAATAATAATTAA
- a CDS encoding DEAD/DEAH box helicase, whose amino-acid sequence MPRPSKLKYDRGTLILHPPPRGKAWIELATWDDRIEKFRIPAIHYRRLIETLQTHDILFIDEAKEFICLDLTPNFQRTPYPHQEEALTAWKQQNRQGVVVLPTAAGKTYLAQLAMESTPRTCLIVVPTLDLMHQWYAQIMAAFPDMEVGLLGGGSRDRTPILIATYNSAAIHAETLGNQYALLIFDECHHLPSDFFRVIAEYAIAPYRLGLTATPERADGSHGDLEVLIGPVVYRKGVKELSGNTLANHEIVQIKVKLSEQERQKYDQAIAIRNDFLRKSNISLGSLNGWQLFVQASARSPAGRRAMLAHREAKEIASGTDGKLRVLTDLICEHHNDSILIFTNDNATVYRISQDFLIPAITHQTIVKERHDILTKFREGIYKTLVTSHVLNEGVDVPDVKVAIILSGTGSAREYIQRLGRILRKGTGHNKLAILYEVVAEDTTEERTSQRRRGEELTPIDYPKKVSDQPRQLELLTSDLTDEIYNISSKKFPKAAESLDGNYDVSGDA is encoded by the coding sequence ATGCCCCGTCCCTCAAAACTAAAATACGATCGCGGAACCCTTATTCTTCATCCACCCCCTAGGGGGAAAGCTTGGATCGAGTTAGCCACTTGGGACGATCGCATTGAAAAATTCCGTATCCCGGCCATCCACTATCGTCGTCTGATTGAAACGCTTCAGACTCATGATATCCTTTTTATTGATGAAGCTAAGGAATTTATCTGCTTAGACTTAACCCCCAACTTTCAACGGACTCCCTATCCCCATCAAGAGGAAGCCCTCACCGCTTGGAAACAACAAAACCGTCAAGGGGTCGTTGTGCTTCCTACGGCGGCCGGTAAAACCTATTTAGCCCAACTGGCTATGGAGTCTACCCCCCGAACTTGCTTAATCGTTGTTCCTACCCTAGATTTGATGCACCAGTGGTATGCTCAGATTATGGCAGCCTTTCCTGACATGGAAGTGGGGTTATTGGGAGGGGGATCGCGCGATCGCACCCCGATTTTAATTGCTACCTATAATAGTGCTGCTATTCACGCAGAAACCTTGGGAAATCAATATGCTTTGTTGATTTTTGATGAATGTCACCATCTTCCCTCGGATTTTTTTCGAGTCATTGCAGAATACGCCATTGCACCCTATCGTTTAGGACTGACGGCTACCCCAGAAAGGGCTGACGGCAGTCACGGGGACTTAGAGGTTCTTATCGGTCCAGTGGTCTATCGCAAAGGGGTTAAGGAACTGTCAGGGAATACCTTAGCTAACCATGAAATTGTACAAATTAAAGTTAAATTATCGGAACAAGAACGGCAAAAATATGATCAAGCTATTGCCATTCGCAATGACTTTTTACGCAAGTCAAATATTTCTTTAGGCAGTTTAAATGGTTGGCAATTATTTGTACAAGCGAGTGCCAGAAGTCCTGCGGGAAGACGGGCAATGTTAGCCCATCGAGAAGCGAAAGAAATTGCCTCTGGAACCGATGGAAAGTTACGAGTATTAACGGATTTAATCTGTGAACATCATAATGATTCTATTTTGATTTTTACCAATGATAATGCGACGGTTTATCGTATTTCTCAAGATTTTTTAATTCCAGCAATTACCCACCAAACTATTGTTAAAGAACGCCATGATATTCTCACTAAGTTTCGGGAAGGAATCTATAAAACATTGGTGACTTCTCATGTTCTTAATGAAGGGGTAGATGTTCCGGATGTTAAGGTGGCTATTATTTTGTCAGGAACGGGTTCTGCTAGAGAGTACATCCAGAGATTAGGGCGAATTTTACGCAAAGGAACTGGTCACAATAAGTTAGCCATTTTATATGAAGTTGTTGCCGAAGACACTACAGAAGAAAGGACTTCTCAACGGCGAAGAGGAGAAGAGTTAACCCCCATAGATTATCCTAAAAAAGTCAGTGATCAGCCTCGTCAATTAGAATTACTTACCTCTGATTTAACGGATGAAATCTATAATATTTCCTCTAAAAAATTTCCTAAAGCAGCAGAGTCATTGGATGGAAATTATGATGTATCAGGAGATGCTTAA
- a CDS encoding DUF1816 domain-containing protein, translated as MATNNDANSRFFLYEVAIQPQSGGFNKIKGLIYQEGKIFLKVPYGRMKQEMKRIQRLGGKIVNITPITEISSLKESLDLIEPEIEEISVVSLGLPWWVEISTTHPNCLYYFGPFDSAEEALSYQDGYVEDLREEGAQNITLYIKQCQPQVLTQEWD; from the coding sequence ATGGCGACCAATAACGACGCAAATAGTCGATTTTTCCTGTATGAAGTGGCGATTCAGCCTCAGTCGGGAGGATTCAACAAAATTAAGGGGTTAATCTATCAAGAGGGCAAAATTTTTCTGAAAGTTCCCTACGGAAGAATGAAGCAAGAAATGAAAAGGATTCAGCGATTAGGGGGTAAAATCGTCAATATTACTCCAATAACAGAAATCAGTTCCCTCAAAGAATCCTTAGACTTAATCGAACCTGAAATAGAAGAAATCAGTGTTGTCTCGCTAGGATTGCCTTGGTGGGTAGAAATCTCCACCACCCATCCTAACTGTTTATATTACTTTGGTCCGTTTGATAGTGCAGAAGAAGCTTTAAGTTACCAAGACGGTTATGTAGAAGATTTACGCGAAGAAGGAGCCCAAAATATTACCCTCTACATTAAACAGTGTCAGCCTCAAGTTTTAACGCAGGAATGGGATTAA